A genomic region of Kluyveromyces marxianus DMKU3-1042 DNA, complete genome, chromosome 5 contains the following coding sequences:
- the RPS22A gene encoding 40S ribosomal protein uS8 — protein MTRTSVLADALNAINNAEKTGKRQVLIRPSSKVIIKFLQVMQKHGYIGEFEYIDDHRSGKIVVQLNGRLNKCGVISPRFNVKISDVEKWTANLLPARQFGYVILTTSAGIMDHEEAHRKHVSGKILGFVY, from the coding sequence ATGACCAGAACCTCCGTTTTAGCTGATGCTTTGAACGCTATCAACAACGCCGAAAAGACCGGTAAGCGTCAAGTTTTGATTAGACCATCCTCTAAGGTCATCATCAAGTTTTTGCAAGTTATGCAAAAGCACGGTTACATTGGTGAATTTGAATACATCGATGACCACAGATCTGGTAAGATCGTCGTTCAATTGAACGGTAGATTGAACAAGTGTGGTGTTATCTCTCCAAGATTCAACGTTAAGATTTCCGATGTCGAAAAGTGGACTGCTAACTTGTTGCCAGCCAGACAATTCGGTTACGTTATCTTGACTACTTCCGCTGGTATTATGGACCACGAAGAAGCTCACAGAAAGCACGTTTCCGGTAAGATCTTGGGTTTCGTTTACTAA
- the RPS14 gene encoding 40S ribosomal protein uS11 encodes MANAKDNSQVFGVARIFASFNDTFVHVTDLSGRETIARVTGGMKVKADRDESSPYAAMLAAQDVAAKCKEVGITAVHIKIRATGGTRSKTPGPGGQAALRALARSGLRIGRIEDVTPVPSDSTRKKGGRRGRRL; translated from the exons atGGCTAACG CTAAGGATAACTCTCAAGTTTTCGGTGTTGCTAGAATCTTCGCTTCTTTCAACGACACTTTCGTGCATGTCACCGATTTGTCTGGTAGAGAAACTATCGCCAGAGTTACTGGTGGTATGAAGGTCAAGGCTGACAGAGATGAATCTTCTCCATACGCTGCCATGTTGGCTGCTCAAGATGTCGCTGCCAAGTGTAAGGAAGTTGGTATCACTGCCGTCCACATCAAGATCAGAGCTACTGGTGGTACTAGATCCAAGACCCCAGGTCCAGGTGGTCAAGCTGCTTTGAGAGCTTTGGCTAGATCCGGTTTGAGAATCGGCCGTATCGAAGATGTTACTCCAGTTCCATCTGACTCTACCAGAAAGAAGGGTGGTAGAAGAGGTAGAAGATTATGA
- the SOP4 gene encoding Sop4p, whose product MQYIFALILLLCQLVNPCLAFDIKGRLDLKLRNVSNHDIMRTQFKIYRINDDSNDIYSLSTRLESAAGEFTFRDVPIDTGLNQTTYFALHSSSLEFNLKPNRILIEVIGSGADAEPTVKAYENKFGREYFPSPDILFPETLKPVELDAEGRITITVMNKQPIRRYIIVRNPGILSSGPIASILNSRLKLAGVITVIMMFVFPFLLEKLDPETAKAVRQQKFEKANAKYLTKDKK is encoded by the coding sequence ATGCAGTATATTTTTGCTTTAATACTGCTACTATGCCAGCTTGTCAATCCATGTTTGGCATTTGATATTAAGGGTAGATTAGACCTAAAGCTCAGAAATGTCTCAAATCATGATATTATGAGAACACAATTCAAGATATACAGAATAAATGACGATTCAAATGACATTTATTCTTTGTCGACACGGTTAGAGTCTGCTGCCGGTGAATTTACCTTTAGAGATGTTCCAATTGATACTGGGCTGAACCAAACGACATATTTTGCTTTGCATTCATCTTCGTTAGAGTTCAACCTAAAACCCAACAGAATACTAATAGAGGTCATAGGGAGTGGTGCTGATGCAGAACCAACCGTTAAAGCCTATGAAAACAAGTTTGGCAGAGAGTATTTCCCATCTCCGGATATTCTGTTCCCAGAGACATTGAAGCCCGTTGAGCTCGATGCTGAAGGACGCATAACCATAACTGTGATGAACAAGCAGCCGATAAGAAGATATATCATTGTTAGAAACCCTGGTATATTGAGCAGCGGGCCAATAGCCAGTATTCTAAATTCAAGACTAAAGTTAGCGGGTGTCATCACTGTTATCATGATGTTCGTTTTCCCATTCTTGTTGGAAAAATTAGATCCAGAGACTGCTAAGGCCGTGAGACAacaaaagtttgaaaaggCTAACGCTAAATACCTTACGAAAGATAAGAAGTAG
- the BPH1 gene encoding Bph1p, whose product MVSKCIELLTSVLYLEPADSEDAINLLKDICTPSEESKTGDISQYNIEFGLLTSFTNISPIEQNFVFTDITQWEKLLSLQSTDVEYAAALEIILKLASISILNRQSLAQKPAIKAFVKNRLKDDHLEPHLVRAFEELYYQIFSVQADSEEMRYVYEEQYPYRWNLLSLISEHLNNQWAQTHLIFKNAYVTFTDQKLPDKFTIETNIELLGVTSNRILTLGRDFYIGIENEYLCISDDSYTLAVFSEYDFREGIVYKLAIRYDLGSVSLFVNGDFVQSITLHKHKINNVSVVEIGSVISYFKLYQFSIIDDCLRVQDDENDRNKYHLTDKLKRRSLILNVDIDEIINTSSKDTKAFELAEISNSFSTGKCFYYQTSDIVGLFESMNILETLIHRLLREDNLDIMILIVNHLIKCLKNTEIESIFLKFNGYSVLNYILMAKTQEGYNIPFSFLYEDDRITRLLSDIYNADNFLTYESPLKIELNFRLTAPSRHLISVFDGLNEVERDSKLSRDNILALQRTIIFQLYSFFSQSELSSTLESNNSSVNVLLECFLIKNIHENGTIVHLQFPYFCLVTGNIVLAKLLLQTLESTFSYYQEKDQDFLCKDIPRTLYIKVFLILLEAGIEHVDVIETVYAVLLKFFENQSLIFEQFMDTNGYTLLLGILSTYQKSTLQLIACILKASNRDQTNSLVIGTRKINYPSEDRLSIFSHCLIINVLEHFISKDPFDIQDTVVAFIDYLNDIREETPDHMIFHGSNYRLVNQLMELQISLEMTNAEDLLLSVGSKNKSLLAEIIVHLMTNMDYKSFESLLRVLANDVNGKKAGGSTKYRRMGFIFMVSPEIFKTLLKFTSKMDIGMDALLSFGKKLIILLSTCSVYWRVHDASWDSIFDLHRIVAITKEHIVTSHLNNVYAQKLLKNLNEAHEEIDNWLFAFAVNNLECLDNKLLEEFLHSLLYYQEVLFIERHRKTAFSNETVANLLGFLKVTIPSFQPNLHFLGLTIFRAVCTLRFSDLELISKLSSKKVTQCCNFLNECMKEDDEKLLSNLQLSENSVLFEKSINRLRYLFQGSAMATNGSRRSSRSQFIHVVFKEKTDHYKWDVKELSSIHSLFKKDNLNLTKNMFFIEDKRLQDFFADLKYQDDLGYHLTLKLIRKSSAVSYLRNFPVHRKWFVSERENVKRQRKQLLPIFEPDQNIPTLDGKYCLQQEENVRSQFSDISNTFSSSEDLGSDFKKEGIKDVILDKNRAVLQLLKSSENITNIWNTTKIMGLSITPGVIVLTTASIYFIPGCYYHLEEKKVMDIATFPGPLKNSIVDAISSDLLLKPSHSNSENISLNSEWDIHTLYYVIKRPFLLRDTAMELFFGYKSTVMFSFESQQLRNEVFLVLRKIASKDSGYSIWSSILEEVNFKSNVLGRNNGITHTSVSDKLTNALTILSKQHVPTSMIDLWNEGLLSNFDYIMAINTLAGRTCNDLTQYPVFPWVIADYESDEINLDDPATYRDLSKPMGAQNEQRKQAFIERFEALKGLDDESPPFHYGTHYSSAMIVSSYLVRLEPFSSTYKTLQGGQWGPPDRLFNSISRAWKSASSEASTDVRELIPEFFYLPDFLENKNGYEFGVTQTGHEVSNVSLPPWAKNDPKKFIEINRQALESKYVSEHLHEWIDLIFGFKQRGSPAVEAVNVFNALSYPGNVDIDKIDNENERKAITGIIYNFGQTPLQIFQNPHPQRKVKSHSSDIDKGLLEVSTASPYTEDTKKAKLSVLKIHHKGFKINGKVFRQGHSSPINVLKTIDDKLFATGDQIGLIKVWRIEDDRLNSMTSLSGHETGIKAIESSLQYDLLFSLDADGVAITWDLTEGRVINKFPTPARLISLSPSTGNLAIVGDKGISVYDINASLYCLCDISDQITAIKFIEHDMFWPYRFHEQVDTILVAMTHKIVVYSLKLVGSEWQLLPVETLESSKVDHITDINIKTGNSLANTEGKANKVELVTTDKNGNRWLWT is encoded by the coding sequence ATGGTTTCAAAGTGCATTGAACTGTTAACGAGCGTGTTATATTTGGAACCAGCGGATTCTGAAGACGCCATTAACCTATTAAAAGATATATGCACTCCATCAGAGGAAAGCAAGACAGGAGATATTTCACAGTACAATATTGAGTTTGGATTGCTGACAAGTTTCACTAACATCAGCCCCATAGAACAGAATTTTGTGTTTACTGATATAACTCAATGGGAAAAGCTCCTTTCTTTGCAATCAACAGATGTCGAGTATGCAGCTGCATTAGAGATAATCTTAAAATTGGCATCTATTTCAATCCTCAATAGGCAAAGTCTTGCACAAAAACCTGCGATAAAGGCTTTTGTTAAAAACAGATTGAAGGATGACCATTTGGAACCACACCTTGTACGGGCGTTCGAAGAATTATATTACCAAATATTCAGTGTCCAAGCAGATTCGGAAGAGATGCGATATGTGTATGAGGAGCAATACCCATACCGGTGGAATCTATTATCACTCATTTCGGAACACCTTAATAATCAGTGGGCTCAAACACATTTGATCTTCAAGAATGCATATGTTACGTTCACCGATCAAAAACTTCCTGATAAATTCACAATTGAAACTAATATTGAACTTTTGGGCGTTACGTCAAATCGTATTTTGACATTGGGTAGAGATTTCTACATTGGtattgaaaatgaataTCTCTGTATATCAGATGATAGCTATACCCTAGCTGTTTTCTCAGAGTATGATTTCAGAGAAGGAATAGTCTATAAACTTGCTATACGTTACGATCTTGGCTCAGTGTCACTTTTCGTAAACGGAGATTTTGTTCAGAGCATCACTCTCCACAAGCACAAAATTAACAACGTGTCAGTTGTCGAAATCGGATCTGTTATATCGTACTTCAAACTCTATCAGTTTTCGATTATAGATGATTGTCTAAGAGTacaagatgatgaaaacgaCCGAAACAAATACCACTTGACAGATAAACTGAAAAGACGGAGCTTGATTTTGAATGTCGATATTGACGAAATTATTAATACCAGCTCCAAGGATACAAAGGCTTTTGAGTTGGCAGAAATTTCTAATTCATTCTCAACCGGAAAATGCTTTTATTACCAGACCAGCGATATCGTGGGATTATTTGAAAGCATGAATATTTTAGAAACTTTGATTCACCGACTTCTAAGGGAGGACAACTTAGATATAATGATTTTAATTGTAAACCATCTCATAAAATGCTTGAAGAATACAGAGATAGAAagtatatttttgaaatttaATGGATATTCGGTTTTAAACTATATCCTTATGGCGAAGACTCAAGAAGGCTATAATATAccattctcttttctctatGAAGATGATAGAATTACAAGACTTTTGAGTGATATATACAATGCGGATAACTTCCTGACATATGAATCTCCATTGAAAATAGAATTGAATTTTCGTTTAACAGCACCATCACGTCATTTAATCTCAGTTTTTGATGGCCTAaatgaagttgaaagagACTCAAAGCTCTCCAGAGATAATATTCTAGCTTTACAGAGAACAATAATATTTCAATTATATTCATTCTTCTCACAGAGTGAGTTATCATCCACCCTTGAAAGTAATAACAGTTCCGTAAATGTTCTCTTAGAGTGTtttttgatcaaaaatattcatGAAAATGGTACAATAGTACATTTGCAATTCCCATACTTCTGCTTAGTTACCGGAAACATTGTACTAGCCAAATTATTGCTCCAAACTTTAGAATCTACTTTTTCATACTATCAAGAAAAGGATCAAGATTTCTTGTGCAAGGATATCCCAAGGACTCTTTACATTAAGGTCTTCCTAATATTACTCGAAGCTGGTATCGAGCATGTGGATGTTATAGAAACGGTATATGCAGTATTACttaaattctttgaaaatcAATCCCTGATTTTCGAACAATTTATGGATACGAATGGATATACATTATTGCTTGGAATCCTATCAACATACCAAAAAAGTACTCTTCAGTTGATTGCATGCATTTTGAAAGCAAGTAATAGAGATCAAACAAATAGTTTAGTGATTGGAACGCGCAAAATTAACTATCCATCTGAAGATCGTCTAAGCATATTCTCTCATTGTCTAATTATAAATGTTTTAGAGCACTTTATCTCAAAGGATCCTTTCGATATCCAGGATACTGTAGTGGCTTTTATTGATTATTTAAATGATatcagagaagaaactCCAGATCATATGATTTTTCATGGATCAAATTACAGGCTAGTTAACCAGTTAATGGAATTACAAATAAGCCTTGAAATGACAAATGCCGAAGATTTGCTTCTATCTGTAGGGAGTAAAAATAAGTCACTATTGGCAGAAATCATTGTACATTTGATGACCAATATGGATTATAAATCATTTGAGTCTCTTTTACGGGTTTTGGCAAATGATGTTAATGGCAAAAAGGCTGGGGGCAGCACAAAGTACAGGAGAATGGGATTTATATTCATGGTATCACCAGAAATTTTCAAAACACTACTCAAGTTCACAAGCAAAATGGATATAGGTATGGATGCACTTTTGTCATTTGGCAAAAAACTAATCATCCTTTTGTCCACGTGCTCTGTATATTGGAGAGTACATGATGCAAGTTGGGATTCCATATTCGATCTTCATAGAATTGTTGCAATTACCAAAGAGCACATAGTTACATCACATTTGAACAACGTATATGCTCAAAAACTTTTAAAGAATTTAAATGAAGCTCATGAGGAAATAGATAATTGGCTTTTTGCGTTCGCGGTTAACAATCTGGAGTGCCTAGACAACAAACTTTTAGAGGAGTTCTTACATTCTTTGTTATATTATCAAGAAGTTTTGTTTATTGAGAGACACAGGAAAACTGCGTTCAGCAATGAAACGGTGGCTAATCTTTTAGGTTTTTTAAAAGTCACCATTCCATCATTTCAACCAAATCTTCACTTTCTGGGACTAACTATTTTTCGCGCTGTTTGCACTCTAAGGTTTAGTGACTTAGAGCTAATTTCAAAGCTATCTTCCAAAAAAGTGACACAATGTTGCAATTTCCTAAATGAATGTatgaaagaagatgatgaaaaacTCTTGTCTAACCTACAGCTTTCTGAAAATAGTGTACTCTTCGAAAAGAGTATCAATAGACTCCGTTACCTCTTTCAAGGATCTGCCATGGCTACCAATGGAAGTCGGAGGAGTAGCAGGTCTCAATTCATCCATGTAGttttcaaagagaaaactGACCATTATAAATGGGACGTGAAAGAGTTATCAAGTATCCATTCgttgttcaagaaggatAATCTCAACCTAACGAAGAATATGTTTTTTATTGAAGACAAAAGACTCCAAGATTTTTTTGCTGATCTGAAGTATCAAGATGACTTAGGATACCATTTAACTTTAAAATTGATAAGAAAAAGCTCAGCAGTATCCTACTTAAGAAATTTCCCCGTGCACAGAAAATGGTTTGTTTCTGAAAGAGAGAATGTAAAGCGCCAAAGGAAACAACTTCTTCCCATTTTTGAACCTGATCAGAATATTCCAACACTCGACGGAAAATATTGCTTACAAcaggaagaaaatgttaGATCTCAATTCTCTGATATATCTAACACGTTCTCTTCTTCGGAGGACCTCGGTTCAgatttcaaaaaagaaggtattaAAGACGTTATCTTGGATAAGAATAGGGCGGTTCTACAGCTATTAAAAAGCAGTGAAAATATAACCAACATATGGAATACCACTAAGATCATGGGTCTTTCGATTACCCCTGGAGTAATTGTGCTAACAACAGCATCAATATACTTTATTCCGGGGTGTTATTATCActtggaagagaaaaaggTTATGGATATAGCGACATTTCCAGGGCCCTTAAAAAATTCTATTGTTGATGCAATTTCTTCTGACCTTTTGTTAAAGCCATCACATAGCAACTCTGAGAATATCAGTCTAAATTCAGAATGGGATATTCATACATTATATTATGTGATAAAACGTCCATTTTTACTTCGTGACACAGCAATGGAGCTCTTTTTTGGTTACAAAAGCACCGTAATGTTTAGCTTTGAAAGCCAACAATTAAGAAACGAAGTATTTTTAGTCCTAAGGAAAATTGCCTCTAAAGATTCCGGCTACTCTATCTGGTCTTCTATTTTGGAAGAGGTGAATTTTAAAAGTAATGTTTTAGGAAGGAATAATGGAATAACTCACACCAGTGTGTCTGATAAGTTAACAAACGCTTTGACAATTCTAAGTAAACAACATGTGCCGACAAGTATGATTGACTTATGGAATGAAGGCCTTTTATCAAACTTCGACTACATTATGGCCATAAACACATTAGCAGGCAGAACATGCAATGATCTGACACAGTATCCAGTATTTCCATGGGTTATTGCCGATTACGAAAGCGACGAGATTAATCTAGATGATCCTGCTACATATAGAGACCTTTCAAAGCCAATGGGCGCCCAGAAtgaacaaagaaagcaAGCATTTATAGAACGATTTGAAGCCCTTAAAGgtcttgatgatgaatcTCCCCCTTTTCATTATGGAACACACTATTCATCAGCAATGATTGTGTCATCCTACCTTGTTCGTCTAGAACCGTTTTCTTCGACGTACAAAACTCTTCAAGGTGGTCAATGGGGCCCTCCGGATAGGCTATTTAACTCCATAAGCAGGGCATGGAAATCGGCTTCTTCAGAGGCATCTACAGATGTTCGCGAATTGATCCCTGAATTCTTTTACCTCCCTGactttcttgaaaataaGAACGGTTACGAATTCGGTGTAACTCAAACTGGCCATGAAGTTTCCAATGTTTCTCTTCCTCCTTGGGCGAAGAATGATCCTAAAAAGTTTATTGAGATCAATAGACAGGCTCTAGAAAGTAAATACGTATCGGAGCACTTACATGAATGGAtagatttgatttttggtttcaaacAAAGGGGTTCCCCAGCAGTTGAGGCAGTAAATGTTTTTAATGCTTTAAGTTATCCTGGGAATGTGGATATTGATAAGATTgacaatgaaaatgagCGTAAAGCAATAACAGGCATAATATACAACTTTGGTCAAACACCTTTAcagatatttcaaaatccACATCCTCAGCGAAAAGTCAAGAGCCATTCATCTGATATAGACAAGGGTCTATTGGAAGTTTCAACAGCTAGTCCTTACACTGAAGACACCAAAAAAGCTAAACTTAGTGTTTTAAAAATTCATCATAAAGGTTTTAAGATTAATGGCAAGGTTTTCAGACAAGGACATTCGTCCCCTATTAATGTTCTAAAAACTATCGATGATAAATTGTTTGCAACTGGGGATCAAATCGGTTTAATTAAAGTATGGAGGATTGAAGATGACAGACTAAATAGTATGACATCTTTGAGTGGTCACGAAACAGGAATAAAGGCTATCGAAAGTTCGTTACAGTATGatttattgttttctttggatGCCGATGGGGTTGCAATTACTTGGGACCTGACAGAAGGGCGAGTAATCAATAAATTTCCAACGCCGGCCAGGCTTATATCACTATCACCATCCACCGGAAATCTTGCTATTGTGGGAGATAAAGGTATATCTGTGTACGACATTAATGCGTCGCTCTATTGTCTATGCGATATTTCTGATCAAATAACTGCCATTAAATTTATAGAACACGATATGTTTTGGCCATATAGGTTCCATGAGCAAGTGGACACCATACTAGTTGCGATGACTCATAAGATAGTAGTATACTCCTTAAAGCTAGTGGGTTCAGAATGGCAGCTACTCCCGGTCGAAACATTAGAATCTTCAAAGGTTGATCATATTACGGATATAAACATTAAAACTGGTAACTCTTTGGCTAACACGGAAGGAAAAGCAAATAAAGTCGAGCTTGTTACTACTGATAAGAACGGAAACAGATGGCTATGGACGTAg